In Salarias fasciatus chromosome 20, fSalaFa1.1, whole genome shotgun sequence, a single window of DNA contains:
- the LOC115408506 gene encoding taste receptor type 1 member 2-like translates to MIYFFSSLCFWGIFINTLTQHAVPASEFYLEGDYLIGGFFDIHRVAVAFEKNRPEAIDCSRHAFIPSSYRRFQLMRFSVEQINNSTNLLPNVHLGYEIFDQCLDAESFPSILNLMSADGLVEPWADPQRNLTKGPKAIAVVGPFTSTDTLTTAPLFVVDLVPVVSYGAGSSAFSDKSKFTSFLRMGHANKGTIEVIASILQHFNWRWVAFLKRDDTYGIDGLELFMKRIEKTNICLAYTYSLNDNTNYSQIFKQIEAQKVKVIIVFVPKLTAEAIIESAVHLNITDKVWIAADTWSLNKRLHKLKGIRHIGTVIGVSQPVIPIPGFSEFLYSTRGRVLHEYTKQNLFCNQVCNCSGLSPEEVISLDPSFSFYVYSAVYAIAHALHNALQCGAGKCDSNVTVYPHMILAELKKSKFKLLNQTVEFDENGQPRYTSYRIVFWNSNGDAQEVGYYEVYPSSRFLLNSTEIQWHTEGEVPTSVCTQECPVGYKKKQEGIHTCCFSCEICQNGTFINVTEDPYTCVSCTDAEWSAEGSTSCSLQVVEFVPFTDTGAVVIMVAALVLVGLNLAVSVLFAINYNTPVVRSAGGPMCFLILICLTLSSLSVYFYFGQPTAASCILRFFPFLLFYTVCLACFVVRSFQIVFIFKIAAKLPKLYSWWMKYHGQWLVIAVASAIQALLLIIGYSYDPPKPFNETFWYQDKIVLDCKMNFMAKSSSVFFLSFLCCLCFIFSYMGKDLPKNYNEAKSITFCLMLFILTWITFITIHILYRGKYILTLNALAVLSSLYSFLLWYFLPKCLIIIFQPQRNTQQYFQGLIQSYTKTISQ, encoded by the exons atgatttattttttttcttctctgtgtttttgggggatttttatAAATACCTTGACTCAACATGCTGTCCCAGCCTCTGAGTTTTATCTAGAGGGGGATTATTTGATTGGTGGATTTTTTGACATTCATCGTGTTGCTGttgcttttgaaaaaaacagaccaGAGGCAATTGACTGCTCCAG GCATGCCTTCATCCCGTCAAGTTACCGGAGGTTTCAGTTGATGAGATTTTCTGTGGAGCAAATCAACAATTCTACCAATCTCCTGCCAAATGTCCATCTTGGCTATGAAATATTTGACCAATGCTTGGATGCAGAGAGTTTTCCAAGTATTTTGAATCTCATGTCAGCCGATGGCCTGGTTGAACCTTGGGCTGACCCTCAGAGGAACCTGACCAAAGGGCCCAAAGCGATTGCTGTAGTTGGACCTTTCACCAGCACTGACACGCTGACCACGGCACCACTCTTCGTAGTAGATCTCGTTCCTGTG GTCAGTTACGGAGCTGGTAGCTCTGCATTTTCAGATAAAAGTAAATTCACGTCTTTCCTTCGGATGGGACATGCCAATAAAGGCACCATAGAAGTGATTGCTAGCATTTTGCAACACTTCAATTGGCGTTGGGTTGCTTTCCTCAAGAGAGATGATACTTATGGCATTGATGGGCTGGAGCTGTTCATGAAGAGGATTGAGAAAACCAACATCTGCCTGGCCTACACCTACAGTTTGAATGACAACACAAATTACTCCCAAATATTCAAGCAGATTGAGGCACAGAAAGTGAAGGTTATAATTGTCTTTGTTCCAAAACTCACTGCTGAAGCTATTATTGAGTCAGCGGTCCATCTAAATATCACAGACAAGGTGTGGATAGCAGCAGACACCTGGTCTCTCAATAAAAGGCTCCACAAGCTGAAAGGAATCAGGCACATTGGGACTGTGATCGGGGTGTCTCAGCCGGTGATCCCAATCCCTGGTTTCAGTGAGTTTCTCTATTCTACGAGAGGCCGCGTGCTTCATGAATATACAAAACAGAATTTGTTTTGCAATCAAGTTTGTAACTGCAGTGGTCTGTCTCCAGAGGAGGTCATTTCTCTAGACCCAAGTTTTTCCTTTTATGTTTATTCTGCCGTGTATGCCATTGCTCATGCCTTACACAATGCACTGCAGTGTGGAGCTGGTAAATGTGACAGCAACGTTACAGTTTACCCACACATG ATTCTAGCAGAACTTAAGAAGTCAAAATTCAAACTTTTAAATCAAACTGTTGAGTTTGATGAGAACGGTCAACCCAGGTATACATCCTATAGGATAGTTTTCTGGAACAGCAATGGTGATGCACAGGAGGTGGGTTATTATGAAGTATACCCATCGTCACGCTTCTTGCTCAACAGCACTGAAATTCAGTGGCACACTGAAGGAGAG GTTCCAACTTCAGTTTGTACCCAGGAGTGTCCTGTAGGatacaagaaaaaacaagaagggATCCACACATGCTGCTTCAGCTGTGAAATCTGCCAAAATGGGACTTTTATCAATGTCACAG AGGATCCCTACACTTGTGTCTCCTGCACTGATGCTGAATGGTCTGCAGAGGGAAGCACGTCATGCAGCCTGCAGGTGGTGGAGTTTGTACCGTTCACAGACACTGGAGCTGTGGTCATCATGGTTGCTGCCTTGGTCTTGGTGGGACTGAATCTGGCTGTGTCTGTTCTCTTTGCCATCAACTATAACACACCTGTGGTCAGATCTGCTGGAGGACCCATGTGCTTCCTCATTTTAATCTGTCTCACTCTTTCTAGTCTCAGTGTGTACTTTTATTTTGGTCAGccaacagcagcttcctgtATCTTGAGGTTCTTCCCATTTCTGCTGTTCTACACTGTCTGTCTGGCCTGTTTTGTTGTGCGCtcttttcagattgtttttatttttaagataGCAGCCAAGTTGCCAAAGCTTTACAGCTGGTGGATGAAATATCACGGACAGTGGCTGGTCATCGCTGTGGCTTCTGCCATTCAGGCCCTTTTACTAATTATTGGATACTCTTATGACCCTCCCAAACCCTTCAATGAAACATTTTGGTACCAAGACAAAATAGTTCTTGATTGTAAAATGAATTTCATGGCAAAGTCAAGTTCAGtatttttcctttcattcttgtgttgtctttgtttcattttctcctACATGGGAAAAGACCTCCCAAAGAACTACAATGAGGCCAAATCGATCACCTTCTGCCTgatgctcttcatcctcacatgGATCACATTCATCACCATACACATACTTTACCGTGGAAAGTACATCCTGACTCTGAATGCTCTGGCAGTCCTCTCTAGTCTCTACTCTTTCCTTCTGTGGTACTTTCTCCCAAAATGTTTGATCATTATTTTTCaaccacagagaaacacacagcagtacTTTCAAGGACTCATTCAGAGTTACACCAAAACAATCAGCCAGTAG